Proteins encoded within one genomic window of Columba livia isolate bColLiv1 breed racing homer chromosome 1, bColLiv1.pat.W.v2, whole genome shotgun sequence:
- the CEP97 gene encoding centrosomal protein of 97 kDa translates to MSATGVAARTEAVSPGGGGLVVNWSGQGLQKLGPTLPCDADTHTLILDKNQIIKLEHLEKCRNLMQLSVANNRLVRMMGVAKLTKLRVLNLPHNSIGYVEGLKDLVHLEWLNLAGNNLKAIEQINSCLSLQHLDLSDNNIAQLGDLSKLTSLKTLLLHGNIITSLRTAPVCLPQNLTVFSLAENEIRDLNEVSFLASLRQLEQLSIMNNPCVMATPSIPGFDYRPYIVSWCLNLKVLDGYVISQKESLKAEWLYSQGKGRSYRPGQHVQLVQYLATVCPLISTYGLQTEEDAKLEKILSKQRLHQRQLMHQNQNEGLPTSSTPNKTLPVTFEHSSPAQPPQIVLESEPIIQKNSWVGPSGNDDHSYAVKNTFLLERRFHKELYLEDIQTDEDKLNSSLLSSESTFMPVASGLSPVSPTSDLKLHGISLGSEDYDDTVIECVGDVNSGETADKQEASCVTRESSSRAVGSVETQENIKESGLLPSDPATASLTANTSNCSASSEDQVLRSHPSTSVGAESGVTSLCPDQMTVEGSGSPAAVDQGAAELQRMTKAATKLQACWRGFYTRNYHPRAKEVRYEIRLNRMQEHIIYLTDEVEKLRKEREEDKIQRLVQEEAVRFLWNQVKSLQQWQLSVTQNVGAMWQPEIPSASTFCPSEPSVQSSILEQETPPDVSSAWLVPAGDVLQEKSTLHFPDSGFHSAMADQTHAGDSCSSEKSLTEGTESSLSVETVRPCSNPVSAYSSDVEDGRGEQSKESSSSEQDNRLLQQYLKSVQQLEEADEGTNCNDETEGSWPQIALSAESQDSSSDGVSVDLPQDTSSPARGEISQTPESCKLNSGIVEGKQADCDSSFQVLHVGIAV, encoded by the exons ATGTCGGCGACGGGGGTTGCGGCGAGGACCGAGGCTGTCTCACCGGGTGGAGGGG GTTTGGTAGTCAACTGGTCAGGTCAAGGATTGCAAAAACTGGGCCCAACCTTACCCTGTGATGCTGATACTCATACTCTGATTCTGGACAAAAACCAGATAATTAAATTGGAACACCTGGAGAAATGCAGGAATCTGATGCAG CTCTCTGTAGCAAACAATCGTTTGGTGCGAATGATGGGTGTAGCAAAACTGACTAAGCTCCGGGTGCTAAACTTGCCTCACAATAGTATTGGGTACGTGGAAGGGCTGAAGGATTTGGTGCACCTGGAATGGCTGAACTTAGCAGGAAATAACCTTAAG GCCATTGAACAAATCAACTCCTGTCTATCTCTTCAGCATCTTGATTTGTCAGACAATAACATAGCTCAATTAGGCGATCTTTCCAAGCTTACGTCACTGAAG ACTCTGTTGCTACATGGAAATATTATAACCTCACTTCGCACTGCCCCTGTTTGCCTACCTCAGAATCtgactgttttttctctggcagaaaatgaaatcagaGACTTAAATGAG GTTTCTTTCCTGGCCTCTCTTCGTCAGTTGGAACAGTTGTCGATTATGAACAATCCTTGTGTGATGGCCACACCTTCTATCCCTGGCTTTGACTACAGGCCATATATTGTCAGCTGGTGTCTGAACCTTAAAGTTCTTGATGGATATGTGATTTCTCAGAAGGAAAG TTTGAAAGCAGAATGGCTCTACAGTCAAGGTAAAGGAAGATCCTATCGACCTGGGCAGCATGTTCAGCTAGTCCAATACCTGGCTACTGTTTGTCCTCTTATATCTACATACGGTCTCCAGACTGAAGAGGATgccaaactggaaaaaattctGAGTAAGCAAAG GCTCCACCAGAGGCAGTTGATgcatcaaaaccaaaatgaaggACTACCTACATCTTCTACTCCCAACAAAACACTGCCAGTTACTTTTGAACACAGCAGTCCAGCCCAGCCACCACAGATAGTTCTTGAAAGTG AACCTATCATCCAGAAGAATTCTTGGGTTGGACCGAGCGGAAATGATGATCATTCCTATGCAGTAAAGAACACTTTTCTTCTTGAAAGAAGATTTCACAAGGAGCTATACCTTGAAGATATACAGACAGATGAAGACAAACTAAACAGCAGCCTTTTATCCTCAGAGTCTACTTTCATGCCAGTTGCTTCAGGATTATCTCCTGTGTCTCCTACTTCAGACCTGAAGCTACATGGAATCAGTTTGGGCTCGGAAGATTATGATGACACAGTGATCGAATGTGTTGGAGATGTTAATAGTGGAGAAACAGCTGACAAGCAAGAAGCTTCATGTGTTACAAGAGAGAGCTCGAGCAGAGCAGTGGGAAGTGTGGAAACTCAAGAGAATATCAAAGAGAGTGGGCTGTTGCCTTCTGATCCAGCAACAGCTAGCCTGACTGCTAACACTAGCAACTGTTCAGCATCCTCTGAAGACCAAGTTCTGCGCAGTCATCCCAGCACCTCAGTAGGTGCTGAATCGGGGGTTACATCTCTCTGTCCTGATCAGATGACAGTAGAAGGTTCTGGTTCACCAGCTGCTGTTGATCAAGGTGCAGCTGAACTGCAAAGAATGACCAAAGCAGCTACCAAGCTTCAAGCCTGCTGGAGAGGATTTTACACGAGGAACTACCATCCACGAGCCAAGGAAGTGCGTTACGAAATTCGACTAAACAGAATGCAAGAGCACATCATTTACTTAACTGATGAAGTAGAAAA ActaagaaaagagagagaggaagataaGATTCAGAGGCTTGTACAGGAGGAAGCTGTCAGGTTTCTTTGGAACCAG GTGAAGTCCCTTCAACAATGGCAGCTTTCAGTGACACAAAATGTAGGTGCCATGTGGCAACCTGAAATCCCTTCAGCCAGTACATTCTGTCCATCTGAACCATCTGTTCAATCATCCATACTTGAGCAAGAAACCCCACCAGATGTTAGTTCTGCTTGGTTGGTTCCAGCTGGTGATGTTCTTCAGGAAAAGTCTACATTGCATTTCCCAGATTCTGGTTTTCATTCTGCCATGGCTGATCAGACTCATGCTGGTGACTCGTGTAGCTCTGAAAAGAGTTTAACAGAAGGAACTGAGAGCTCTCTTTCAGTGGAAACTGTCAGACCATGTAGTAATCCTGTTTCTGCGTATTCTTCAGATGTAGAGGATGGCCGTGGAGAGCAAAGTAAAGAGAGCTCTAGTAGTGAGCAGGACAACAGACTGTTACAACAGTATTTGAAATCTGTTCAGCAACTGGAAGAGGCTGATGAAGGGACAAATTGCAATGATGAAACAGAGGGTAGCTGGCCACAAATTGCTCTTTCAGCAGAAAGCCAAGATTCTTCATCTGATGGTGTCTCTGTAGATCTTCCTCAAGACACATCTTCCCCTGCCCGAGGTGAAATCAGTCAGACACCAGAAAGCTGCAAACTGAATTCGGGAATAGTAGAAGGGAAGCAAGCAGACTGTGATTCTTCATTTCAGGTGTTGCATGTTGGGATAGCTGTATAG
- the RPL24 gene encoding large ribosomal subunit protein eL24, with translation MKVELCSFSGYKIYPGHGRRYARTDGKVFQFLNAKCESAFLSKRNPRQINWTVLYRRKHKKGQSEEIQKKRTRRAVKFQRAITGASLAEIMAKRNQKPEVRKAQREQAIRAAKEAKKAKQATKKTAVSAAKAPTKAAPKQKIVKPVKVSAPRVGGKR, from the exons ATGAA GGTCGAGCTGTGCAGCTTCAGCGGGTATAAAATCTACCCGGGCCATGGGCGCCGCTACGCCCGCACCGACGGGAAG GTTTTTCAGTTCTTGAATGCAAAATGTGAGTCTGCATTCCTTTCCAAGAGAAACCCCCGTCAAATCAACTGGACTGTTCTATACAGGCGTAAGCACAAGAAAGGACAGTCA GAAGAGATACAGAAGAAGCGCACACGTCGTGCTGTTAAGTTTCAGAGAGCGATCACTGGAGCTTCTTTAGCTGAGATTATGGCTAAACGAAATCAGAAGCCCGAAGTACGAAAGGCACAGAGGGAACAAGCTATTAG GGCTGCAAAAGAAGCCAAGAAGGCTAAGCAGGCAACCaagaaaacagctgtttctgctGCAAAG GCTCCTACAAAGGCAGCACCTAAGCAGAAGATTGTGAAACCAGTCAAGGTTTCTGCTCCTCGTGTTGGTGGAAAGCGCTAA